In the Natrinema amylolyticum genome, one interval contains:
- a CDS encoding IclR family transcriptional regulator: protein MATSNTDEGKRIDAVVKTLDILEALWQAEGAGVTALTERTGLAKSTVHAHLTTLRSKGYVVQEGDEYRLSLRFLSFGEHVKHAEPLYAASDGPIDDLAEQVGERVLCSTHQNGLGTIINVSEGTRSFTSDIDVGTHTYLHSSAGGKAMLAHFSDERVNEIIDEWGLPTFTDETITDPDVLFDELAAIREEGVAYHRGEYIQGIGAIAAPILDTDGTVYGAVTVAGPEHRLTNEWEENDLRTQLLSTANTIEVNMMFS from the coding sequence ATGGCAACATCGAACACGGACGAGGGGAAGCGGATCGATGCGGTGGTCAAGACGTTAGACATCCTCGAGGCGCTGTGGCAGGCCGAGGGGGCCGGCGTCACGGCGCTCACCGAACGGACGGGGCTCGCGAAGAGCACGGTCCACGCCCACCTGACGACGCTGCGGTCGAAGGGGTACGTGGTTCAGGAGGGAGACGAATACCGGCTGAGCCTCCGATTCCTCTCGTTCGGCGAGCACGTCAAACACGCCGAGCCGCTGTACGCGGCGTCCGACGGTCCCATCGACGACCTGGCGGAGCAAGTGGGGGAACGGGTGCTCTGTTCGACACACCAGAACGGGCTCGGAACGATCATCAACGTCAGCGAGGGCACTCGCTCGTTTACCAGCGACATCGATGTCGGAACACACACCTATCTTCACAGTTCGGCGGGCGGGAAAGCCATGCTCGCGCACTTCTCGGACGAGCGAGTCAACGAAATCATCGACGAGTGGGGGCTCCCGACGTTCACCGACGAGACGATCACCGACCCAGACGTCCTCTTCGACGAACTCGCCGCGATTCGCGAGGAGGGCGTCGCGTACCACCGCGGGGAGTACATCCAGGGGATCGGTGCGATCGCCGCCCCGATACTCGACACCGACGGGACCGTCTACGGCGCGGTCACCGTCGCCGGGCCGGAACACCGACTCACGAACGAGTGGGAGGAAAACGACCTCCGCACACAGTTGCTGTCCACGGCGAACACGATCGAAGTGAACATGATGTTCTCGTAG
- a CDS encoding SDR family NAD(P)-dependent oxidoreductase: protein MRLDNETVVITGAASGIGQATAERCAEEGAHVIVTDVDTDSGAAVARAIEEDGGEAEFHELDVTDSDQFHAVVDAVADDYGLDVMINNAGTGHPAGNLEELGDDIRDFVTDINVNGVWNGCHAALPHLKEQGHGSIVNVGSLASILGLPKQAAYSMSKGAVLNMTKAVAAEAGPYGVRANTVCPGFTETSLLDQYLEEQENPEKARERMIEQYPLKRLAEPEEIADAILFLASDESSFVNGHGLVVDGGFSA from the coding sequence ATGCGACTCGACAACGAAACGGTAGTCATCACGGGCGCGGCGTCGGGAATCGGACAGGCGACGGCCGAGCGCTGCGCCGAGGAAGGCGCACACGTCATCGTCACCGACGTCGATACCGACAGCGGGGCTGCGGTCGCACGGGCGATCGAGGAAGACGGCGGCGAAGCCGAGTTCCACGAACTCGACGTCACCGACAGCGACCAGTTCCACGCGGTCGTGGACGCGGTCGCCGACGACTACGGCCTCGACGTGATGATCAACAACGCCGGGACCGGCCATCCGGCCGGGAACCTCGAGGAACTCGGGGACGATATCCGGGACTTCGTCACCGATATCAACGTCAACGGGGTCTGGAACGGCTGTCACGCGGCGCTCCCGCATCTGAAGGAGCAGGGCCACGGTTCGATCGTCAACGTCGGATCGCTGGCGAGCATCCTCGGACTCCCGAAGCAGGCCGCCTACTCGATGAGTAAGGGCGCGGTGCTGAACATGACGAAGGCGGTCGCCGCCGAGGCCGGTCCCTACGGCGTCCGCGCGAACACGGTCTGTCCCGGGTTCACCGAGACCTCCCTGCTCGACCAGTACCTCGAGGAGCAGGAAAACCCCGAAAAAGCTCGCGAGCGGATGATCGAGCAGTACCCGCTCAAGCGCCTCGCCGAGCCCGAGGAGATCGCGGACGCGATCCTGTTCCTGGCCAGCGACGAGTCCTCGTTCGTCAACGGCCACGGTCTGGTCGTCGACGGCGGCTTCTCGGCCTGA